TCAGGGCGCCGCGGTGGTACTGGTGCTCGGCATCGTCGTGTCCTGGTTCGCCTTCCCGCACTTCGGCACGGCGGACAACCTGCGCAACCTGGTGTTGCAAGGCTCGTTCCTCGCGGTGATCGCGCTCGGCATGACGTTCGTGATCATCTCCGGCGGGATCGACCTGTCCGTCGGCTCGGTCTACGCGCTCGGCGGCGTGCTGGCCGCGTACGGGTCGCGCTACGGTCTGGTCGCGACGATCCTGCTGCCGCTTGTCGTTTGTGGACTGATCGGGCTGATCAACGGCCTGCTCATCGCGCGGACGCGAATGGCGCCGTTCATCGTCACACTCGCTTCGCTGTTGTTCGCCCGCGGTCTCCTGCTGGCGCTCACCAACGAAGGCGCGACAACGTACAAAGTGGAGCCCGGCTCGGCGTTCCTGTGGCTGGGGCAGGGCACCATCTTCGGCGTCGGCGTGCCGGTGTATCTCGCGTTGCTCCTTTTCGGACTCGGCGGGGTGCTGTTGCGCCGCACCAGGTTCGGCCAGTCCGTGTTCGCCATCGGCGGTTCGGAGCAGTCCGCGCTGCTGATGGGGCTGCCGGTGGCCCGCACCAAGGTCGCTCTCTACACGCTCAGCGGCGTGCTGGCCGGGCTGGCCGGCGTGCTCACCGCGGCGTACCTGCAGTCCGGCGTCACCGTGCTCGGCGTCGGCACCGAACTCGACGCGATCTCCGTGGTGGTGATCGGCGGCACGCTGCTCACCGGCGGCGCGGGCACGATCATCGGCACCCTCGTCGGTGTCGGACTCAAAACGCTGATCCAGAACGTGATCAACCAGGTCGGCACCCTCGACGCCAACTACCAGACGGTGGTCAGCGGGGCCTTCCTGCTGGTCGTCGTCGTGATCCAGCGGCTACTGGCCCGTTCTCGCAAGTCCTGACCGGCTCATCCCCGCACCAGGAGGTACGACGAATGTTCCGCCCTGCCCGCAGACCCGGCCGCTGGGCCACGGCGTTCGCGGCACTCGCCGTGGTCGTCGCCGGGCTGTCGAACGCACCCGCCGCCTCGGCGGCCGGCCCACCGCAGTGGCACCGGCTCGCCCCGCCGCTGACCACACCGTGGACCAGCCAGGTCTCCCCGGACAACGCGCTGCCGGACTATCCCCGGCCGCAACTGGCCCGCGACCAATGGCAGAACCTCAACGGGGTCTGGGAGTTCTCCGCGGCCAAGCCCGGCGACACGCCGCCGGTCGGCCGTGATCTGGCCGAACGCATCCTGGTCCCCTACCCGGTCGAATCCGCGCTGTCCGGGATCATGCGGCACGAGACCTCGATGTGGTACAAGCGCACCTTCCAAGTGCCGAAGAACTGGCAGGTGGGCGGCCGCGGCCAGCGGCTCCTGCTGCACTTCCAGGCGGTGGACTACGACACCACGGTGTGGGTCAACGGTCATCAGGTCGCCCACCACACCGGCGGCTACGACGCGTTCTCCGCGGACGTCACCAACGCGTTGACCACGGCGAAGGACCAGCAGATCGTGGTCGGCGTGCAAGACCCGAACGACACCGGCGGCCAGCCGCTGGGCAAGCAGCGCAAGCCGGGCGACGGGATCTTCTACACCCCGGCCTCGGGCATCTGGCAGACCGTGTGGCTGGAACCGGTGACCCCGGCGCACCTCGACCGGGTGGACACCACGCCGGACCTGGCTTCCGGCTCGGTCCTGGTGAACGCGGCCGTCGGCGGCCCGGCCCGGCAGCGTGTCGACGCGGTCGCCTACGACCACGGCAAGGTGGTCGGCCAGGTGTCCGGTGAGGCGAACAAACCGTTGCGGCTCAAGCTGACCAAGCCGCACCTGTGGACGCCGGACGATCCGTTCCTCTACGACCTGCAGGTGCGACTGTCCTCAGGGGACAGTGTGCGCTCGTACTTCGGCATGCGTTCGGTCTCGGTCGGCAAGACCGCGGACGGCAAGCAGCGGATGCTGCTCAACGGCAAGTTCGTGATGCAGCTGGGTCCGCTGGACCAGGGCTTCTGGCCGGACGGCATCTACACCGCGCCGACCGATTCGGCACTGAAATTCGATCTGGAGCAGGAAAAGGCGCTCGGCTTCAATATGGTGCGCAAGCACATCAAGGTGGAGCCGGACCGCTGGTACTACTACGCGGACAAGCTCGGCCTGATGGTCTGGCAGGACATGCCGGCGATGAAGGACGACGTCGAGCCGAGCCCGGCCGCACAGGCGAACTTCGAGTCCGAGCTGCACCGGATGATCGAGCAGCACCGCAGCTTCCCGTCCATCGTCACCTGGGTGCCGTTCAACGAGGGCTGGGGCGACTACGCCGTGGGCCGGATCGCCGACCAGGTCAAGGCCTGGGATCCGACCCGGCTGGTGGACGCCGAATCCGGGGTGAACTGCTGCCGGTCCGAACCGGACAGTGGCAAGGGAGACCTCTACGACGACCACACCTACACCGGACCGGGCACGCCCGTCCCGGACGGCACCCGGGCCGCGGTGGACGGTGAGTACGGCGGGCTCGGCCTCAAGGTCGACGGGCACCAGTTCGACCCGGCGGGCAGCTTCGCCTACGAAATGGAGCCGGACAGCGCCACGCTCACCCGCCGGTACGGCGAACTGCAGCAGAAGCTCCTGCTCGCCGGCCGCCGGTGCGGGGTGTCGGCCGGGGTCTACACCCAGACCACCGACGTGGAGAAGGAGGTCAACGGCTTCTTCACCTACGACCGTCAGGTGAAGAAGATGGACTTCGCGGCCGTGCGTGCGGCGAACCAGGCCGTGATCAGGGGCGTGGACGGCTCCGCGCAGCAAGGTCCGGTGATCCGGCCAGGCACGCCGGGAATCGATGGTATTGCCGCCTATCCCTTCGACGAGAACACCGGTACCACGGCAGCGGACTCGGTCGGCAACCACAACGCGACGCTCGTCGGCGGAGCCTCCTGGACCGCCGGGCACCAGGGCTCCGCGCTCTCGGTGAACGGTTCGGGCCAGTACGCGGACACCGGCGCCTCGCTGCTCAAGACCGACGCCGGCTACAGCGTTTCGGCCTGGGTGAAGTTCACTCAGCTCGGCGACGCTTTCCAGACCGTGGTGAGCCAGGACGGCAGCGACCACAGTGGGTTCTATCTGCAGTACTCGGGACAGGACCACAAGCTGGCGTTCAGTTTCGTCGGTACCCGGGCACTTGCCCCGATGACCCCGGAAGCGGGCAAGTGGTATCACCTGGTCGGTGTCCGTGACGCCGCGACG
This Amycolatopsis sulphurea DNA region includes the following protein-coding sequences:
- a CDS encoding ABC transporter permease, giving the protein MTATVAAPSERGASVAAVLQRQGAAVVLVLGIVVSWFAFPHFGTADNLRNLVLQGSFLAVIALGMTFVIISGGIDLSVGSVYALGGVLAAYGSRYGLVATILLPLVVCGLIGLINGLLIARTRMAPFIVTLASLLFARGLLLALTNEGATTYKVEPGSAFLWLGQGTIFGVGVPVYLALLLFGLGGVLLRRTRFGQSVFAIGGSEQSALLMGLPVARTKVALYTLSGVLAGLAGVLTAAYLQSGVTVLGVGTELDAISVVVIGGTLLTGGAGTIIGTLVGVGLKTLIQNVINQVGTLDANYQTVVSGAFLLVVVVIQRLLARSRKS
- a CDS encoding LamG-like jellyroll fold domain-containing protein, with the translated sequence MFRPARRPGRWATAFAALAVVVAGLSNAPAASAAGPPQWHRLAPPLTTPWTSQVSPDNALPDYPRPQLARDQWQNLNGVWEFSAAKPGDTPPVGRDLAERILVPYPVESALSGIMRHETSMWYKRTFQVPKNWQVGGRGQRLLLHFQAVDYDTTVWVNGHQVAHHTGGYDAFSADVTNALTTAKDQQIVVGVQDPNDTGGQPLGKQRKPGDGIFYTPASGIWQTVWLEPVTPAHLDRVDTTPDLASGSVLVNAAVGGPARQRVDAVAYDHGKVVGQVSGEANKPLRLKLTKPHLWTPDDPFLYDLQVRLSSGDSVRSYFGMRSVSVGKTADGKQRMLLNGKFVMQLGPLDQGFWPDGIYTAPTDSALKFDLEQEKALGFNMVRKHIKVEPDRWYYYADKLGLMVWQDMPAMKDDVEPSPAAQANFESELHRMIEQHRSFPSIVTWVPFNEGWGDYAVGRIADQVKAWDPTRLVDAESGVNCCRSEPDSGKGDLYDDHTYTGPGTPVPDGTRAAVDGEYGGLGLKVDGHQFDPAGSFAYEMEPDSATLTRRYGELQQKLLLAGRRCGVSAGVYTQTTDVEKEVNGFFTYDRQVKKMDFAAVRAANQAVIRGVDGSAQQGPVIRPGTPGIDGIAAYPFDENTGTTAADSVGNHNATLVGGASWTAGHQGSALSVNGSGQYADTGASLLKTDAGYSVSAWVKFTQLGDAFQTVVSQDGSDHSGFYLQYSGQDHKLAFSFVGTRALAPMTPEAGKWYHLVGVRDAATGKLSLYVNGQEAASKNACLGEASIGHTVIGRGQYGGKPVDFLNGAVDQVHLYDRALTPAEVKTLYTS